The DNA segment AGTGTCTTTTTCGTTGAATTCAAAGATAATTACTTAAGAATCATGTTATTTCCGCATGTGTTATACATTTTGGTAACCTAATTGAAAACAAGTTATTGGATTGAATCAAAGTTAGAATTAATTAACTAATCACACAAAGTGATATAATCCTCTTAAGCTTGCTTGGAACATGACAAACAGGGTGGTTAGTACAAGGTTGTTCCAATCAACACTTTCCCGTTTTGCCATTTTCAGAAAAACACAAAAGTCATTGAAACTAAATCAATGCAGgacaaagaaaaatcaaatttatttatgtttgatGTTGGATTGGGGTATTTGTTTCTTGTTTGTCTTATTAGAAAAAATACTTTTTGTATTTTCTAGGCAAAGTTAGAGAATGAAGATTTTCCATTAAAAAAACAAAGTGGATTTGCtcatcaaaatgaaacaaaattaagATTCTCCTTTTTCAGAGGTTGTTAGGAATTtgagattattttaattatacaataatatttaatacgcgtttaattaaaaaaacataaattaattaatggttTGTTGGCACTTAAttacattttcttataatttgctGACCAGCTAAGTGTTGTTACATCGcaattctttatttcattttttatagtacaacctgcaattatataattatacaacttatatttttaaaagatttaattactataaaataaacaaaatctgataaaaaattctaaacaagtaacaaaaattaaaattaaataatcatatataATATGTTAGTCCAAGAACATACTCAATAACACGATTACCAAAAAAAATGAACATTATATGCAATTTCATGTAATTGCTCTAGCATTTCATATTGTTGGGCTATTCGCtctttaacatttaacatatattaCATTACTCATTATGATCATCTATTAATTGTATCATTGAGATTGCATAGATCTCCTTTTTTTCATGTACTCTTCAAAGTATGGATATCTCAATTCTACCTATGAATAAGGTTACGAAGTATACAACATGCTAGTACAAATCCAACTTTGTTTTTTTATGCTCTACtaagatgaatttttttttttagaattaataagGTGATATTGTTAATATGAGAAACTTTTTTAAAACAACAAATATCCTCTCAACTAcattttgaatgtttaaatgtcTCGAATTATCTCAACCACTTTTCACATGTTTAAATGTCTCGAATTAAAGAATTTACAAGCCATCTCTAATGCTTGTGTTTAACTTCATCCTTTTAAAAGATATTGTACCCTACAATATAGTACAAGAAAATCTTGCATCTACTACATAATATTTATGTTCACGATGCAAATAATATATAGCTTCCATTATAAAAACCTAATTTAGAGAAAGACTTTTGCTAGTTATAACCctttttataatacataaattactttttttttcatttgaaatttaatcttactTTTATCTCGAGAAGTTTAGActctttactttttttattttaaaatttaaactcatttattaacattgttaaattttttagtaTAACATTTTAAACTAAAATATCCACTTAATAATTATCGAacaaaaaataacattataatgaacctaaatttaataaaagaattttaccAATATTAGTGACTGAAGTTCActtttaaatccaaaaagtagaaaaattaaaattttttaaataaaaccacAAATACTAAATTCCAAGTGCATAAAGAACATAGAAACTTTTTACTTTTTAACAATTAAGCTTGGActtaaaactaatttaattttactttttttttctattattctcatatatttaatttcactgttatattttaaaattttaacaaaaaaaatttaactatttatccaatataaaaaactattaaatatttggtATACTATTAGAGGAATTTTTAGACTTCACAAGCAATCTTATGGGTTGATAAGTGTCATATaggagtataataaaatattaaaaataagtatttttcaaGAAAAGAGACACGTGACAAATTTTTAAGGATACTTATGGGATAAAAAAATACACTACCAGTGCATCAAATACaaacccttaaaatatttattaaaaataaaaaaaattaattagaaagtgTCATATAgagatataaatattaaaaaaaagacacaaaccaattttttaaaactatttgtgGGATAAAAAAAATGCTACTAGTATACCAAATATTCACactaaaaataaatatggatATAACATAAATGAATTTGATTTTTTACTTGCATAAAAAATGCAATAATTAATAGTAAAcaaaattattaaactattagaTTAGAACGAGGTAGAAATAAAAATGgatgtaaaaatataatatatttacatcatatatattgataatgtaGAATTAGAGTGTTAGTATTGATGCACTCACATCATACACTTACATATTATATCTAAAAAGagattttttcaaataaaaacttATCATTTCTTCTTTAGGTAAATTTAATGGTGGATATCCTTTAACAATCAAGTTAATCAAAAGAGttccaatatatatacatatatatatatataatatgaatgaAACTTTGTTGAAATAGCAAAATTGaggatttgaaaattttaatattttaaattctaagtGCCATGATATATGAtttgttttgaatttaaaatgCATTTTCTTATGGTGATATtcaagaattatttttaaaatttttctttgattaactcatattataaatataataatcaaaggattaataataatgattaattaactaattacGTGGCAACATCTAATTAGCTCTTTGCATAAacaattgatttttatttataatttagtattAATTAAAGAGCTTTTAACCTTTAAAGCTTCTTCTAGACATTGCACACACAAAAAGGCGCGCTTCTTCTGTACTAGGGGGCCCTACAATTACGACCTTTTTCTAGATTTGTAGGTCAAGTAGTTCCCTTTTCAGTTTTATTGGCCAAGGAGCGAATAGGGATAACCTTATCCTTATTCTTTCCTCCCCCTTTGCTTTTGAGTTCAGTAACTTCTCTTTGTCTTCCTACACTTCCCTTTCCCTTTTAACGAACCTTCGCCCCAACTTTCCTTATGCCCAAACGTCTGCGCACTATACCGAGTAGcgtcattatttttaaaataaaaaataaaattgcacatgggaaaaagaaaagggaagaaagTCAAATCAGCGTCAAAGGCCACCGCGTTCACACATGCCCTTCCCACGCGCTTCTCCTTTCTAGCTAACCGTGTGAGCTGATACGTATATAAAGTAAACCCAAACCCTCCGTTCCCATCTCCAATTTCAGATCATCACACTTACCTTTTTCCCATTTCGTCAATCGCGGCATTCAATCAAAATCAACCTTTGTTTAGTTACATGGAAATCGGGTCTTTCACATTTCTTTCTCCCGAAGATTTTTCTTTTAACAACAACTACAACAGCGATTTCTCTTGGTTTCTGGATATGGAAACTGGGTTCAACAGGAACACCAAGAAGAGGGGTAGAAAAGACTTTGAGGAATCTCTTGTTAGCGAAAAGAGTGGGTTTGGTGATATACTTTCCTCGATTTTGATGTTGGATGAGGAAGCAAAGCAAGAGCAGTATCAATGGGTGACTAACTCTGATCAAGATAGTGCTTTCTTCCAAGCCAATTACAAGGGAAATGTTCAGGAAATGAATGGGTATTTTGAAAACCAGTTTTCTGAAATGAACCAGTTGGATAATTCCAGTAACAAACGCGCCCGCAAATCTGGTTCACCCGCTGCGGCTGCGACGGTTTCAGCCGGGTCCGATAATGTGGGTCCATCGCAATCGGGTAGCGGATCCGGTCAGCAAAGGCGGTTATGGGTAAAAGACCGATCCAAGGACTGGTGGACTAAGTGTAACCACCCAGATTTCCCCGATGAGGAGTTTAAACGCGCTTTCCGTATGAGCAAAGCCACATTCAATATGGTCTGCGAGGAGCTCGAACCTGCAGTTACGAAAAAGAACACGATGCTTCGAGATGCGATCCCAGTTCGTCAGCGCGTGGCGGTTTGTATTTGGAGGTTGGCCACGGGTGAACCGCTTCGGATGGTGTCGAAGCGCTTCGGGTTGGGGATTTCAACTTGTCATAAGCTGGTTCTAGAGGTTTGTGCCGCAATTAAAACTGTTTTAATGCCCAAATTCGTTCAATGGCCTGACGAACACAAAATGAAGAGTATCAAACAAGCATTCGAGTCCGCCAGTGGGATCCCCAACGTGGGCGGTTCAATGTACACTACTCACGTTCCCATCATTGCACCAAAAGTCAGCGTCGCAGCGTATTTCAACAAAAAACACACGGAGAGGAACCAGAAAAATTCGTATTCCATTACCCTTCAAGGCGTTGTCGACCAAGCCGGAGCTTTCACCGACTTATGTATTGGGTGGCCCGGTTCGATGTCCGATGATCAAATTTTAGAGAAATCAGCGTTTCACCAAAGAGCCACAAGGGGACATTTGAAGGACGTTTGCGTCGTAGGCAACAAAGGGTACCCACTAATGGACTGGGTTTTGGTTCCTTACAGTCACCAAAACCTCACTTGGGCTCAACATGCTTTCAATGAGAAAATCGGGGAGATTGAAAAGGTGGCCAAGGAGGCATTCGCGAGGCTGAAAGGGCGGTGGTCGTGTTTACAAAAGAGAACCGAGGTTAAGCTTCAAGAGTTGCCGATCGTGCTTGGAGCTTGCTGCGTTTTGCATAATATCTGTGAGATGAGAAACGAGGTGATGGATCCGGAGCTTAAATTCGAGCTTTTCGACGATGAGGTCATCCCCGATAATAATATAAGGTCCATGGCTTCCGGACAAGCTAGAGATCACATCGCTCACAATTTGTTGCACCATGGGCTTGGCGGCCGTGGTACATCTTCCACTGCTTTTCTATAGTGTTGATTTAGGAATCTTTTCTGTAGTTTGCTTGTTATTCTTTTGGGGTATGGCAATAAAGATTATTCCTGATTTAATTTCCATTTATGGATTTGCCAACATTTTtctatttacttttttaaaaaattgaaatttgtgacCAGAGTGTATGCTATGCTACACTTACAAGAAACTCCTGAACCTTAATTTTATTCCCCGTGGATCAagtaaagtgtaaatatttttggGCATTCAAGTCTGCTTAATAACAATCCATTCCTTGACAGTGGTAATTAAATAGGTGTCAGCATGCGGAACCGCATATTTTAGGtaacttttaatataattttttaaaataattttggtgatttttaataTAATGCAAAAATTGTTGGTAATAATTTTGATAGCATTTATTTAGTTTTggtaatattttcaaaaaaaaaaaccttagtgAAAAAATTAGATCTAATTTTATTAACACTTAATGTAAGTTTTCATTCAATGTTCAATTTGTCATACGAGTTTTTTTGTCTTTGTTAAATACTTGAATTtggttataatatttaatttgatatttaaattttttttatctttattaagtACCTGTATTTTTTATTAGAGTACATATGTTAAATATTCATgaagtattaaattgaatattaaaattaaatataaataccaaattaaGACAAAAGAAACTTAAATACCAAATTGAAAGTGTGAATTGGCATATTATCGCTTAGCTTGTGTGGGCCTTGTGAGGTGGCCGAGCTGAGCAGGTTAGATTACAAAATAGACCTCGGACGCCTATATACAATAAATAGAAAAAGTTAAGCCAAGATGAATTAAACTGAGTTGCTGAAGTTTCATGATTGGATATGAAAAATTATTGCATTTACTATGAGAATGATTATTTATATTACCATTACAATTACGTGATGGCTGATTAATTCACATCCAACTAACTTTTTTATTAATAGCCTTtaatttatcttaattatttttttctttttatatcaaATTGCAAAAATTTCTCacctttaaatattttaatttcatctaaatttagcaattttgtcaacaaaaaacaaagaaaagatttttaaatattttctttaatcaaaatgAATCTAGTGTTTTATTTTGAAACTTGTTTATATTAGTATAAAAATGATTTGAATAGAGTTATAATTAACTAAAGACAATAATTtacttaatataataaaaaaaatatttaagacaCTAGTCAATAAAATAATCCAATTAAATTTCACAAAGAGAAGGACAAGGCCACGAGGCACAAGCTGTCTTAGGTTAGGAGCCggctcaacatatat comes from the Gossypium hirsutum isolate 1008001.06 chromosome A06, Gossypium_hirsutum_v2.1, whole genome shotgun sequence genome and includes:
- the LOC107897721 gene encoding protein ALP1-like — protein: MEIGSFTFLSPEDFSFNNNYNSDFSWFLDMETGFNRNTKKRGRKDFEESLVSEKSGFGDILSSILMLDEEAKQEQYQWVTNSDQDSAFFQANYKGNVQEMNGYFENQFSEMNQLDNSSNKRARKSGSPAAAATVSAGSDNVGPSQSGSGSGQQRRLWVKDRSKDWWTKCNHPDFPDEEFKRAFRMSKATFNMVCEELEPAVTKKNTMLRDAIPVRQRVAVCIWRLATGEPLRMVSKRFGLGISTCHKLVLEVCAAIKTVLMPKFVQWPDEHKMKSIKQAFESASGIPNVGGSMYTTHVPIIAPKVSVAAYFNKKHTERNQKNSYSITLQGVVDQAGAFTDLCIGWPGSMSDDQILEKSAFHQRATRGHLKDVCVVGNKGYPLMDWVLVPYSHQNLTWAQHAFNEKIGEIEKVAKEAFARLKGRWSCLQKRTEVKLQELPIVLGACCVLHNICEMRNEVMDPELKFELFDDEVIPDNNIRSMASGQARDHIAHNLLHHGLGGRGTSSTAFL